The genomic stretch TTCACACCATTTTAGCACCAAGATATTGAGACGCCAGTCAGGTTATCTTAATTTCATTAGATGGAATCAGTCAGCCAGACATCATGAATACCACTGTGCTTTTAACAGCACAAGGCTGAGATGGAGCTAGTTGCCTATTttcggggaaaaaaattaaagagaaactaaactaaatagAATGACATAATAGGCATGtaagaaaagtacaaaataagcagaaatcaATTGTTCGTACCTCAGACACCCTGTGATCCCCCTGTCAGACTCCTAGAATTTGCGCAGAGGCAGAGACTCACCTTAAATAACATCTTACATTCCCACAAGAAATCAATAACTGCCACATGGCACTCACCTGATGGATTGGTCGATAATCAAATCGACCATATCCTGCTGCTGAGATGCTTCACATCCAGCATAAGCAAGACAAGGATTTACCCAGGCGCTGACATGGTAGCGACCTAACCTGATGAAACTGAAAGTGAAGAAATTCTCAAACTCAAACACTCACCCCGAATTCGCTTTGAattggagaagctgcaagatCCTAAACATTGCAGAAGTCTTCAAGGTCACAGTTGGCTTAcgaacattaaagaatggactggtcatcctgtgcaggacctcTTCACTATCACCCAAAATAAGCAAGAGTGGTGGGCCCTATCAGCTGCCATGTCTATCCATGTACTACCCCCAACGACAGGAGCCAATCAAGTGACGACTGACCTTAGACTATCCTGGaagaatacttttttaaaagtaaattcagAAGAAATGAGGTATCTCAGTAGGATTTTAAAAAGGCTTCTACACACAGGGTCACTCACTGTGACCTTGTGATAGTCAATTCCTGTAGGCTGTAGACTTTAGTCACAcgtcaagtaaaaataaacgCTATTATTAGTGTTAATGGAAATCATCTACAATATTGCATGTAAGAGGTAACAGAAGACTGCAGTTTGATGCTTTACCTTGGAGCTTTTGGTAGCCACTATTTTTATGAAGTGTGTTACAATAGGAAATTACTGAATTCTTTGTCAGTCACTTTTTTGTGTAGTCTGTTGTGTAATCTGTTTTAAAGGTATGTGCTGCTTATCAAAGGTGCAACCACAGAGTTTACAAAGTCTGTCTGAAAAACAATGGGAGTGGTgtcacaatttatttcaatccCAAACAAACTACATGGTTTTCCCTTCAAAGTAATCCCCCTCAAGTAGAATGCAATTTTCGATCCTTTCTCCTATGCTGCTATGCACTGCTGGAAGGACCCTTCTGGGATGCCCCTCTGCTCTCTTGATGGCCTCCATGCCTTCAAAACGAGTCATCTTGAGCTTGgggaaaaggaaaaagtgaCACGAAGCAAGATCAGGTAAATAGGATGGTGGTTCAAGTATGGCGATGGAACTGCCAGATAATCAGGTGTTTGCGAGCAGATGCATTGTGGTAAAGCAGCCACAATTTGTATTGCTACAACTCTTGTCTCTTCTTACGCACTGAGCAAAGCAAATGCCGCAGAATCTCTTTGTACACTTGCTGATTGACCAAGATATGATAGATGATAACACAATCCACTTATCTTTTTCCCATAGCTCACACAGCACTCCCAGTCCTGTTACTTTTCAAACAGACTTGTAGACCATAAATGCAAGAAAGAATGAGTTATCAGTTTTCTGTCTTGATGTTTATGACTTGCTGTACTCATAGGTCATTCAAATGCCCTTCAACCCCGTCCTTGgcaatattttgctttatttagtAACAGCTGCTGTTGTTTGCTTTGCAGCTGACACTGGGGCTAGGAGTACGCCCAGCCTTGAATAGACAACTTGAAAATGATGACAGTGAATGATCTTTACatgttattgtctttttttttttttggtgggggggggggggtgttatGTGAGATTGCGGAATGTTAGAAGGGGGAAAGGTAGTGTCTAGTATGCTGAAATGTGCCAGAAGTTTGTCATAATTAAAAGTCcacatacaataaaaatttttttcatctgaatactctgcgtgtgtgtgacggagaggaagaaaataaatatgaccaAGTCTCGTCAACTTCCATGAAACAACCCgtctttgaaaaataataatgacttAAATTTTTCCATTACTTGATACACCCAGCACAGTGTAACATACAAGACTTCAAAGACAACAGCAGTTTCGAAGCAAAAGCATTTTACTTTACCTCAGCACTCACCTCCCATATTCCATCTTCATCATTCTATGAAGTTAATGAATAATTCTGATATTGCACAAATGGCACTGAAAAGGTGGTGTTACCGGAGAGCCCTAGTCAGTAAACAAGCTAATGTACACTCTGTTAcaaaaagatagagagaaaggctTAGAGCTCATGCCCAGGTTATTTTGCCTGTTACTGTACTTTCACGTTGTGCATTAAatcaacagacaaaatatatattttacacacttcTTCAatactgacttttaaaaaaagcaagcaacGAACAATTAAATCCAACTCTGTTAATTAGCAGTTGTACactaaattgttttaaaaaacaacctTTGTCTTTTTACAGCAATTGGATCTTTTCATTCCATATGTAGTAATTTTAGACTAGGACTTGTCTTATAAAACTCAAAATCCAAACTCTCTTGGTAGCTTTCATCAGAATATACTTTTACGCTCTGCAACAGAGAAAGGAAATTTTCTGAAAGTCTTTGAAACATCTGAACTGTAATATATTCAGAAGTGATCAGCCATCGGCTAAAAAAATTTCCATATTTGTACTTAATCTGCATGTGTGcaaccatgcacccacattTATGCTTTCAAACAATGCATAAATGTACATATGTTCTCCTATAAATGGATacactttttttcaagataGAAAAGTTACAGAAATTAACTCTCAAAATCAATACAAAACACTGTAAACAGATAAAAGTGAATATACTTAACAGTTATTTTCATTACATCAGAAAATtagtaaacaaatatacatttacagATAAAGgaggttatttaaaaaatcaagtaACAGCAGAAACTAGCTTCTATTTTTGGCGACACTCgtagaaaaaaagttacttaTGAATGGGATGTGAACAGCCAAAAGTATGTAAACGTTAAAAATTTGAATGATGGTCAAGAAGACCATGTCCCAACACAAGACTAAATAATTAGAACAagtaatattttacacaaaaataaggataaaaagtaTTCAAAACTCTATAAGCATTCTGAACACATGCCACAGatcttgcattttcttttccttgacCTCCACTGTGCTGTGCTGATGCTCTATAATCGTCATCTTTGACTGATGCCTATGACTAGATTCAACAATACTTGGTGACACATTCTTGCGGATTAGAAAATAGgtctgttctttaaaaaatatgttggaAAATTACTCAAACTCAAAGAATCACatcagacaaatattttaagcaatATGAAAATTATCAGTACAGAATGATTTAACCTTTACCTgcttttgataaaaattaaaaaatatattgataaatgaGGATCAATgctatttaatattttggaaGGAAATGAGCCTGTTTATTAGTAAACATCCTAGTCATAAATGCTTCAAATGATATGACAAATgtttcaaacacaaacatgttacTCAGAGCTTTAAACAATGCTAGAGTCACCACATTGTGCAAACACAGTACAAAGGtatcgaaaaataaaaaaaaggcaacaatgtatttggaaaaaatgcttttttcagatttatGTCCAGcagttgtgccatctcttccagCACACTtcttgggaaaaaaacaaattggtATCACtgttaaaaatcacaaaatagcaaaaactGCTTTGGCTCCAAAATCATAGACAAATTCATATGCACACATttccacacatacatacacctgtatttatataaatatacacattatttattaaacatatgTAAATAAGCAGAAGCTATTGAGAACACAAGTGATGTAATAACATGGTGGGATGAAGAAGTGACGATCACTGGGTTTGCGAGCAAGATTATTTTAGCAGTTCGCAGTAGGTGCTCTACTTAGTGAAGTTGTAAGGCTGATTATCTCAATCTGCTCTTTATGAAGAGTTGCCTCTGAGGAAGCAGATTGAGTTAGAGACTGCTGGTGCTCATCACTGTCTTAGATGACCATCTTTGTGTGGGGGTCCTGCTGGAGATTTTGTCTTCACATTTTCAGTTCCTTTTAGATTTAGTAACAGACATTTCTTGTGCTTATCAACAAAAGAAACTAGAGAAAGTGCTGTGTCAGGGCTCTTCAGAATAAAAGGGTGAAATGGAATGGCATCTTTTTTCTATTGTATATTGctatttaaaaagtgttatgtGTGGCAGTCTTGCTATGGAGCCAGGTGGAATTGGTCAACAACCCTTTTAGTTGACATGTACAACCCTAAACAGGTAGTAAATCTTGTCTACATCTGACTGCCTGATGTCTAtattaatgaacattttttgggGGAAACAAGCTAGTGTAACATGATGAGCTGTTACTGAAGAAAACTTGAATATATTGCAAGTTCATCACAGACTAGTTATTAGGATTTTCATGCCTCTCACTTTCAGCTGTACATAGCTTCTATTCTTCATGGTAGAAAGATATCCTTTGGTGTTGGGTGAAGAATcatgtttcacatttttccATCAAAAATCCCTTTAAAACAAGTTTCCATTTTTGAATTCCAAAAGAAATCAGTATCGAGGAATCTCTgtattctggtggttagtgtgCTTGACTGTGGAGCAGAAAGATGGTAGTTCAAAGCCTGCTCAGGCCTGTGGTATGAGattctttttacttctttacCTTTAAACAAGAGTGGCGTGTGTATCCAAGTTTTGAGCATTGGTGATGGCACTGAGTAATTCAAACTACTTACAAATATGTCaggattttaatattttgatgtaaTGGAACTATTACATACAACCGATCATTTTCAGGCATGCTTTTTTCCTACATGACAAGTTTTTTACTCAGCAGATCTTGGACTGAACAGCATCCtcaaacagtaagtaatatgaGTGTATTATTAGTACACACATCCATATATCAGTAACAAATATCAGCTTTATTACTTCTCTCAGTGTGAGGTCAGAAACATATGAAATGAAGTCGCCTTGCCATTACATGGTCAGACTGGactttcagaaaaataagaTTCAACATGTGTCAGCAGATTTCATATCTGGAAGCTCACTGAGGTTGATATAATTTCTTAGCACTTGTGGCACATTCAGATCCTGGAGATCCTCAGCATTGCACAACAATTTGTCCTTAGGGAGCAGCTTTCGGATGGCACACCGAGACTGCACTAGCAAAGGTTGTGGCTGTTCAACTAGCTCCTTCCATTCATGGAGACTTGATGGCCGAACATTAGGACAGTTCTCCAGTTTGGGAAGACTCTGCCGTAGATGATTAGCTGCTTCCTCCCCATACACAGCTAGCAACCAGTTAACAAAGATGTCTCTCTGACGATGGGCTGCATGTTGTAGAGGGCAACAAGGTCCACACTGAGGATTAAGGCAGGAAGAGATATGAAAGGGGCTGCCACAGGCCAGAAGAAGTCGGACAGTTTCTAGTGACCAGCTGTCTACAGCAAACCATAATGGCAAAGTGCCAACGTCATCTTCCAAACCTGGGTTGGCACCATGCTGCAGAAGAGTTTTGAGAAGAGGAATATGGCCAATGAAAGCTGCCTCATTTAGTGCAGTCATTCCATGCTGGCCACGTTCATTTACATTACAACCAGATTCCAGAAGAAAGTTGGCGGTTTTGATCTGCACcaaatatagatatattaaAGAATATAAAGGCATTTTATGTACTGAAGTAGTTAAACAATGTACTTCTCTTTTGAATTAGTAACAATCAGATTTATGAAGTGTATCTTCCTGTGTGGAGATGAGCTTAATATGTTGCACATGAAGGACCATAAATGAactgacagtcaaccatacagtAAACATTAGTGTCAGCAAGCAGATAATGTCatgacgcccccccccccccaaaaaaaaaaaaaaaagcatggaTGAAGAAATGAAGAGTGGGTGAAACAATACTCCTGAttatgtaagatttttttttaaagagatagATTCTGAGGCAAGATTTGAAGGCTTCAAATGTAGACTGAacagaaagaggaggaggattcCTGACAGTAGGGCTGTAAGGATAAAAAGAGTGTCTCCTGTCTACAGAGAAGAGGGCAGCACAAAGAGACTGACATGGGTGCTAAGCTTAGAGAGCTACACTGATGTAAGACCGTGAAGACAATGGAAGCACAGTGTAGTCAACTTGTAATCAATGCGAGCTTGGACTGGCTGGCAGTCAAGCTCATGTAGGGGTGttgcatggttttttttttttgcctttggaAGACAAATTTAGCAGCATTATTCTGAGTCCTTTGATGTTTGTCCAGAAGTGGGTTAGTGAGATGAATAAGGAGTTGCAATAATCCAGCCGCAAcaacaagaaagcaaacaagcaTTTTGGTGGAAGAAACTGACAGGAATGGTCAGATGTAATTGATCCTGCAAACCTCAAGAAAGGTAGACTAGATGGACTTGACTCACAGAAGACTGCACTGATCTGAGATTTAAGAGATCATGATTGAAAAACGTAACACCAAGATTCCAGTCTGGGAGAGAAACATTAACCTCTAAATATCTGTATGACAGTCTTCCAAATAAAACAACCAGAAATGAAGCTTATGTGCACAAATACCTGCTTGGCATGGACTGCACAAAAGAGAGGGGTGTTGCCATCACTGTTCTGTTCATCAATATCAAATCCATGAGCAAGCAATTCCTGGCAGCAGAGTTCACTTCCTCCAGCTGCCGCTAAGTGTATCAGGGTGTTGCCATTGTTAGGTCTGCGTGTTGTATCAGCACCACTGGCTATAAGAAACTGCATCACCTGCAAATGAAGatttaataattacattttcagGTCAGTAGCAAATGATTTTGTCCAAAATAATGCAGCTGTGTATATCCAGTAAGATAATTATGCTTAAAAGTAGCTTTCTCATTTAAACCAGTTTATTAAGCACTTCAATGGTGAAAACAAAGACCACTGCATGCCCTATAGCTTAGCCACTCGTGAAGAAGGTGAAGGCCATCAGCACCGATGCAACTAGAGGGATCATCTATAATGAGTTTTGCTTTTAGAAGATGTCATTTAAGCTCTGAACAAAACGACTGAAAGAACATTCTAGATTGTGCACATATAGATGCATCACTTTCTTGCAATCAAATATGTGAATGCTTGTACAGATACTATATGCTATGCACCCTCTCTGACCTGCAACTGTCCTTTCATGACTGCAGCGTGAAGTGGAGAGGCACCCAAAGCATCCTGGGAATCGATGCATGCCCCAGCGTCCAGCAGTAGCTCACAACATTCTTGCTTGCCACGTTCCGCAGCCAGATGCAAGGCAGTACGTCGATTATAGGCAGCCATATTGACATTGCACTTCCACTCAATCAGCAGTCTGACTACGTCGACATGCCCATTAAGTGCTGCCATCATCAAGGGTGTGAAGCGTCTGATGTCCTGAAAACCACAGTCAATAAAAGAGCTAAAAAGCCATTGACAATCCATCAACCAatcccaacatttttttttttttaaatgtagcaaAACAGAACACGGGTGCACTTTCTGGGATCACAGACTACATGTTTTGGAATTACCTGTGCATCTATCTCAGCTCCTGCCTCAAGAAGCAGCTTGCAGCAATGGGTGGCCCCGTGCTGTGCAGCATAGTGCAGGGCTGTGGCTGCACTGTGGCTCATTCGGTTGACATCACAGCCATGGGCCAGAAGCAGCTGCAATAGCTCAGCCAACCCTTTTTCAGCTGCACAGATGAGTGGTGTGTTGCCAAATGTATCCTCTTCCTCCAGATCTGCCTTAGCACTGACAAGGAACCTGGAACACAAGGAACACACTGACAAGGAACATGCCAATAGAACACACTACTAAATCAATAACTTATTCCTAATGCACTGAAATACCAAAATCAATAAGGCATGAGTGTGTGAGTTGGACTTCCAGttaaattttctataaaaaaattgtctactGTTTTAGGAAAGTAGCTGCCGCATATTCAAAGTTTATGATGCTATGATTCTGCTGGACTGCTAGTATCAGAAAATACTATCAAATCTGCACTAAACAGTCAGAGCTGACAGcttgatattttcaaaattatgtctGCTAAAGGGAATATTTTCTGATAGGAAAAACAAGTCATGTTTTGGGATATTTAAaggacataaaaaagaaaaatattttttttttcgaccgacATATTCTTTTCCTTAGTCTTTTTTAGATTAAGTAAGAGATGAAAAGACAAGAGACCAAACAAAAACCTTAATGTTATACTTGTATAATTGAGTTATGGCAAATAAGCTTAATTGCTATACTTCAGTGAGTTATTGTATGTAAATCTGACTGCTATGATTGATTAATGGGTGTTACATGCAAGCCTAGGTAATATACTcgcacaggagaaaaaaaactaagagtAGACCTAGCAACTTTATACCTGCACAGACTGAGATGGCCATTTTCAGCAGCACAGTGTAAGGCAGTACGTTCATGATACCCACGCTTGCGGATAGATGCATGATTTTGTAACAAGTAGCGTACAATGGGAAGGTGGCCATGCATGGCTGCTAAAATCATGGGTGTGTCTTCCTGCATATTCTGGGCATTGACATTAGCACCTGCAGCACATAAGGACTGACAGCAGTCTAGGTAACCTTCGGATGCCGCCAGGTGTAGAGCTGTGTTACTCTGTGGACCTGCTGGCAAATTCACCTGCTGattcagggggaaaaaaatgtactaCACATGCAACAAGAATTTGTATAACAAAATTTTCCAAATATCAATTCTTTACAAACTTATTTGCATACACATTCTCTCACCTAATGAAAGAAAAGGGCCATATATTCATTGCTTCAGCCCCAGGCTCTAATATTAATCTGATCATCATTTCTAGCTGACTGAACGTAGGTTTTTCAGCTGCAGACTTTAATCCAGAACCTTGCTCAACTCAGTCTAACAAAACTCTGGTTTTCCACAACACTTGTCTGATTGTTATCAATCAGCTTCATCCCCAATAATTATGTATTATCTATTCTCAACCAGTTTCATTCAACCTATATGTGTCACCTTACCATTACCAGCCATCTTGTTAAGTGTCATCTGTGGTAAGACATCACTGTTCTCTCCCAATCCTAGCTTAACAATAATGATTAAGaaatacaacagaaataatCTCAGATACCTGACTATCCCATTCCAAAAGCAGCCGCAAGACTCTGATGGCACCACGACTTGCTGCGATTGTGAGCGGTGTGTAGTAATCAGGATCGTGAGCGTCAGGGGAAGCCCCTGCATGCAGCATGACTTCTGCACAAACTTCGCAGGGAGCAGCACAAGCAGCGAAAAGCCCTTCTTCCACATCCTCCTGACCAGGAGGTTTGTCCACAATCAGTTGTTTCACCCTCCCACAATCCCCTGCTGTGATGGCTTCCACAAGGGTGCTGAAATAACAAATccaaaattaataattatctttgctaaaatctgtttttcttaaccaccactcTTTTACATATACACCTTCTATTCTCCTTTGATATCTTACCTTATGTTTATcactaattatttttatagtacTTAATCACCttatttagtttattctttccctgtAAAAGGCGAGGACTAAACGGCGAAAAGCATCGTTTTGCTTATtatacctctcgttaataaagaattgtaattgttTCAGAGTGAAACACATTTCTCTCTGAATCTCTAAGGCAGGCTCTATAAGTGTGCTCAAAGTTGATGATTAATAaggtttaaaatgaaaaaattaagtCATCCCCTAACTTTTGTAGGAAGCTGAGAAATGGGGTTGGGGAGGCAtaagagacctcacttttcctGGGCCCAGCTTTATGTCAGGGCAGTGCCTatcaacctttcccataatgctagtccttctTCATACCCTTCCtattgcaatatcatgttactctcagctcttgttcttgttatttggtttctctttgtgttttctgtatttgattttattcttcgtttagtagggttgtttattattttatagttcatgttatttgttttccagtcccccgtatgctgtccatgtttcgtttttgttcttaagcggTAATGGCATATTCCTCAGAGGGTgagtatacgctttacaaattttatatttattattatctcatctcccttgctgccttaccttccccaacccacTATTGAGTCAGGTATCTATTCCTACCAGCTAAGTTAACTGGAGGAAGTTTACTGTGCTGATCAAAAATGGAACCAGTGTGCTCTCAGTTCAGATGCTTTGACTGGTAACTGGGAAAACCCCCTACATCAAACCAGCAGTGATGGGTACCAGATTTATCAGGGAAGTAGAag from Pomacea canaliculata isolate SZHN2017 linkage group LG8, ASM307304v1, whole genome shotgun sequence encodes the following:
- the LOC112570039 gene encoding serine/threonine-protein phosphatase 6 regulatory ankyrin repeat subunit A-like isoform X2 gives rise to the protein MSTRFCCEACDFQLVPSVQRILRRRCVLLRISRPRMSTLVEAITAGDCGRVKQLIVDKPPGQEDVEEGLFAACAAPCEVCAEVMLHAGASPDAHDPDYYTPLTIAASRGAIRVLRLLLEWDSQVNLPAGPQSNTALHLAASEGYLDCCQSLCAAGANVNAQNMQEDTPMILAAMHGHLPIVRYLLQNHASIRKRGYHERTALHCAAENGHLSLCRFLVSAKADLEEEDTFGNTPLICAAEKGLAELLQLLLAHGCDVNRMSHSAATALHYAAQHGATHCCKLLLEAGAEIDAQDIRRFTPLMMAALNGHVDVVRLLIEWKCNVNMAAYNRRTALHLAAERGKQECCELLLDAGACIDSQDALGASPLHAAVMKGQLQVMQFLIASGADTTRRPNNGNTLIHLAAAGGSELCCQELLAHGFDIDEQNSDGNTPLFCAVHAKQIKTANFLLESGCNVNERGQHGMTALNEAAFIGHIPLLKTLLQHGANPGLEDDVGTLPLWFAVDSWSLETVRLLLACGSPFHISSCLNPQCGPCCPLQHAAHRQRDIFVNWLLAVYGEEAANHLRQSLPKLENCPNVRPSSLHEWKELVEQPQPLLVQSRCAIRKLLPKDKLLCNAEDLQDLNVPQVLRNYINLSELPDMKSADTC
- the LOC112570039 gene encoding serine/threonine-protein phosphatase 6 regulatory ankyrin repeat subunit A-like isoform X1: MSTRFCCEACDFQLVPSVQRILRRRCVLLRISRPRMSTLVEAITAGDCGRVKQLIVDKPPGQEDVEEGLFAACAAPCEVCAEVMLHAGASPDAHDPDYYTPLTIAASRGAIRVLRLLLEWDSQQVNLPAGPQSNTALHLAASEGYLDCCQSLCAAGANVNAQNMQEDTPMILAAMHGHLPIVRYLLQNHASIRKRGYHERTALHCAAENGHLSLCRFLVSAKADLEEEDTFGNTPLICAAEKGLAELLQLLLAHGCDVNRMSHSAATALHYAAQHGATHCCKLLLEAGAEIDAQDIRRFTPLMMAALNGHVDVVRLLIEWKCNVNMAAYNRRTALHLAAERGKQECCELLLDAGACIDSQDALGASPLHAAVMKGQLQVMQFLIASGADTTRRPNNGNTLIHLAAAGGSELCCQELLAHGFDIDEQNSDGNTPLFCAVHAKQIKTANFLLESGCNVNERGQHGMTALNEAAFIGHIPLLKTLLQHGANPGLEDDVGTLPLWFAVDSWSLETVRLLLACGSPFHISSCLNPQCGPCCPLQHAAHRQRDIFVNWLLAVYGEEAANHLRQSLPKLENCPNVRPSSLHEWKELVEQPQPLLVQSRCAIRKLLPKDKLLCNAEDLQDLNVPQVLRNYINLSELPDMKSADTC